One window of the Epinephelus moara isolate mb chromosome 24, YSFRI_EMoa_1.0, whole genome shotgun sequence genome contains the following:
- the LOC126386835 gene encoding uncharacterized protein C20orf85 homolog, which yields MAASQRTSEPINFVHQDEIWKAHVKVEKDSAEVWPNKWGFLTEVYKEYEGESVKLKEEVRVEPPHHLASGPATTPDKSIHVGPSPPVPQTTQALIGWRSAHSHLQLEKHVTMHHGRRSFLKELGWPFDACS from the exons ATGGCGGCTTCACAGCGAACATCTGAGCCCATCAATTTTGTGCATCAGGATGAAATCTG gaaagCACATGTAAAAGTTGAGAAGGATTCGGCTGAAGTCTGGCCCAACAAGTGGGGCTTCCTGACCGAGGTGTACAaggag TACGAGGGGGAGAGTGTGAAGCTGAAGGAGGAGGTCCGAGTCGAGCCTCCTCATCACCTGGCATCTGGACCTGCGACCACTCCTGATAAATCCATCCAT GTCGGCCCCTCTCCTCCGGTTCCTCAGACAACTCAGGCCCTGATTGGCTGGCGTTCGGCTCACTCACATCTTCAACTTGAAAAGCACGTCACGATGCATCATGGGAGGCGTAGTTTTCTGAAGGAGCTGGGCTGGCCTTTCGACGCCTGCAGCTGA
- the LOC126386830 gene encoding rano class II histocompatibility antigen, A beta chain-like isoform X9, with amino-acid sequence MNCTALVENPQHSGLTVFNMKCFTFLLFLYLFSRSLVDCAADGNGYFMYADFWCAWSSAEPEQVEYLIDWYFNEEFTMRYNSTVGNWTGFTPAGLISALKFNEDKHDVLQRKLERQLICVNHIGLLMNATEENMAEPNITLTEITTSSHGTMLVCSAYDFYPKHIRVTWHRNGQEVTSGVTLTEVMTNGDWTYQVHSFLEFTPGRQDRVSCVVEHISLREPKISDWDSSFNQSERSFVIGGVCALLLGAVILSSGLIHYRRRRSVI; translated from the exons ATGAACTGCACAGCGCTGGTCGAGAATCCACAACACTCTGGTCTAACTGTCTTCAACATGAAATGTTTCACGTTCCTGCTGTTTCTGTATCTTTTCTCTCGGTCTCTGGTCG ATTGTGCTGCTGATGGAAATGGATACTTTATGTACGCCGACTTCTGGTGTGCCTGGTCCTCTGCAGAGCCAGAGCAGGTGGAATATCTGATCGACTGGTATTTTAATGAAGAGTTTACGATGCGGTACAACAGCACAGTCGGGAACTGGACAGGCTTTACTCCAGCTGGATTAATCTCTGCATTGAAGTTTAATGAAGACAAGCACGACGTTCTGCAGAGGAAATTGGAGAGACAGCTGATATGTGTCAACCATATTGGTTTGTTAATGAATGCAACCGAGGAGAACATGG CTGAACCCAACATCACTCTTACAGAGATCACCACCTCCAGTCACGGCACCATGCTGGTGTGCAGCGCTTACGATTTCTACCCCAAACATATCAGGGTGACATGGCACCGCAACGGACAGGAAGTGACTTCAGGCGTGACTTTAACCGAGGTGATGACAAACGGAGACTGGACCTACCAGGTCCACTCTTTCCTGGAGTTCACACCTGGCCGACAGGACAGGGTCAGCTGTGTGGTGGAGCACATCAGCCTCAGGGAGCCCAAGATTTCTGACTGGG actcTTCCTTTAATCAGTCCGAGAGGAGCTTCGTGATTGGTGGAGTTTGTGCTCTGCTGTTGGGAGCAGTGATTCTGTCCTCAGGACTGATCCACTATAGGAGGAGACGCTCTGTAATCTGA
- the LOC126386830 gene encoding rano class II histocompatibility antigen, A beta chain-like isoform X19, producing MKCFTFLLFLYLFSRSVVDCAADGNGYFMYADFWCAWSSAEPEQVEYLIDWYFNEEFTMRYNSTVGNWTGFTPAGLISALKFNEDKHDVLQRKLERQLICVNHIGLLMNATEENMAEPNITLTEITTSSHGTMLVCSAYDFYPKHIRVTWHRNGQEVTSGVTLTEVMTNGDWTYQVHSFLEFTPGRQDRVSCVVEHISLREPKISDWDSSFNQSERSFVIGGVCALLLGAVILSSGLIHYRRRRSVI from the exons ATTGTGCTGCTGATGGAAATGGATACTTTATGTACGCCGACTTCTGGTGTGCCTGGTCCTCTGCAGAGCCAGAGCAGGTGGAATATCTGATCGACTGGTATTTTAATGAAGAGTTTACGATGCGGTACAACAGCACAGTCGGGAACTGGACAGGCTTTACTCCAGCTGGATTAATCTCTGCATTGAAGTTTAATGAAGACAAGCACGACGTTCTGCAGAGGAAATTGGAGAGACAGCTGATATGTGTCAACCATATTGGTTTGTTAATGAATGCAACCGAGGAGAACATGG CTGAACCCAACATCACTCTTACAGAGATCACCACCTCCAGTCACGGCACCATGCTGGTGTGCAGCGCTTACGATTTCTACCCCAAACATATCAGGGTGACATGGCACCGCAACGGACAGGAAGTGACTTCAGGCGTGACTTTAACCGAGGTGATGACAAACGGAGACTGGACCTACCAGGTCCACTCTTTCCTGGAGTTCACACCTGGCCGACAGGACAGGGTCAGCTGTGTGGTGGAGCACATCAGCCTCAGGGAGCCCAAGATTTCTGACTGGG actcTTCCTTTAATCAGTCCGAGAGGAGCTTCGTGATTGGTGGAGTTTGTGCTCTGCTGTTGGGAGCAGTGATTCTGTCCTCAGGACTGATCCACTATAGGAGGAGACGCTCTGTAATCTGA
- the LOC126386830 gene encoding rano class II histocompatibility antigen, A beta chain-like isoform X10 produces the protein MNCTALVENPQHSGLTVFNMKCFTFLLFLYLFSRSVVDCAADGNGYFMYADFWCAWSSAEPEQVEYLIDWYFNEEFTMRYNSTVGNWTGFTPAGLISALKFNEDKHDVLQRKLERQLICVNHIGLLMNATEENMAEPNITLTEITTSSHGTMLVCSAYDFYPKHIRVTWHRNGQEVTSGVTLTEVMTNGDWTYQVHSFLEFTPGRQDRVSCVVEHISLREPKISDWDSSFNQSERSFVIGGVCALLLGAVILSSGLIHYRRRRSVI, from the exons ATGAACTGCACAGCGCTGGTCGAGAATCCACAACACTCTGGTCTAACTGTCTTCAACATGAAATGTTTCACGTTCCTGCTGTTTCTGTATCTTTTCTCTCGGTCTGTGGTCG ATTGTGCTGCTGATGGAAATGGATACTTTATGTACGCCGACTTCTGGTGTGCCTGGTCCTCTGCAGAGCCAGAGCAGGTGGAATATCTGATCGACTGGTATTTTAATGAAGAGTTTACGATGCGGTACAACAGCACAGTCGGGAACTGGACAGGCTTTACTCCAGCTGGATTAATCTCTGCATTGAAGTTTAATGAAGACAAGCACGACGTTCTGCAGAGGAAATTGGAGAGACAGCTGATATGTGTCAACCATATTGGTTTGTTAATGAATGCAACCGAGGAGAACATGG CTGAACCCAACATCACTCTTACAGAGATCACCACCTCCAGTCACGGCACCATGCTGGTGTGCAGCGCTTACGATTTCTACCCCAAACATATCAGGGTGACATGGCACCGCAACGGACAGGAAGTGACTTCAGGCGTGACTTTAACCGAGGTGATGACAAACGGAGACTGGACCTACCAGGTCCACTCTTTCCTGGAGTTCACACCTGGCCGACAGGACAGGGTCAGCTGTGTGGTGGAGCACATCAGCCTCAGGGAGCCCAAGATTTCTGACTGGG actcTTCCTTTAATCAGTCCGAGAGGAGCTTCGTGATTGGTGGAGTTTGTGCTCTGCTGTTGGGAGCAGTGATTCTGTCCTCAGGACTGATCCACTATAGGAGGAGACGCTCTGTAATCTGA
- the chmp4ba gene encoding charged multivesicular body protein 4b, producing the protein MSGIMRLFGGGGKSGKAPTPQEAIQKLRETEEMLAKKQEFLEKKVEQELLTAKKNGTKNKRAALQALKRKKRYEKQLHQIDGTLSTIEFQREALENANTNTEVLKNMSIAAKAMEAAHQHMDINKVDELMADITEQQEVAQEISDVISRPIGFGEEYDEDELMAELEDLEQEELDKNLLEIEGTEDVPLPSVPSTSLPARPAKKKEEEDEDDMADLEAWAAN; encoded by the exons atgtcggGTATAATGAGGCTATTCGGCGGCGGGGGGAAGAGTGGAAAAGCGCCGACACCTCAGGAGGCTATCCAGAAACTCCGAGAGACCGAGGAGATGTTGGCCAAAAAACAGGAATTTCTAGAGAAGAAAGTGGAGCAGGAGCTCTTAACGGCGAAGAAGAACGGCACGAAAAACAAACGAG CGGCTCTGCAGGCCTTGAAAAGGAAGAAGCGCTATGAGAAGCAGCTGCATCAGATCGACGGGACGTTGTCTACCATTGAATTCCAGAGGGAGGCGCTAGAGAATGCCAACACCAACACAGAAGTGCTCAAGAACATGAGCATTGCAGCCAAGGCAATGGAGGCTGCACACCAACACAT GGACATCAACAAAGTAGACGAACTGATGGCGGACATCACAGAACAACAGGAAGTGGCCCAAGAAATCTCAGATGTAATTTCCAGACCGATTGGTTTCGGAGAAGAGTATGACGAG gatgAGCTTATGGCTGAGCTGGAGGATCTGGAACAGGAAGAGCTGGATAAAAATCTTCTGGAAATCGAAGGAACAGAGGACGTTCCTCTACCCAGTGTACCATCTACATCACTACCAGCTAGACCAG ccaagaagaaggaggaagaagacGAGGATGACATGGCGGACCTGGAGGCCTGGGCGGCTAACTAA
- the LOC126386830 gene encoding rano class II histocompatibility antigen, A beta chain-like isoform X11, producing MNCTALVENPQHSGLTVFNMKCFTFLLFLYLFSRSVVDCAADGKGYFIFIDNWCAWYTREPEQVEFLIDWYFNEQFTMRYNSTVGNWTGFTPAGLIFASMYNENIYEVKQKILERQLICVDNTDLLFTGMDLNMAEPNITLTEITTSSHDTMLVCSAYDFYPKHIRVTWHRNGQEVTSGVTLTDVMTNGDGSYHVHSFLEFTPGRQDRVSCVVEHISLREPKIYDWDSSFNQSERSFVIGGVCALLLGAVILSSGLIHYRRRRSVI from the exons ATGAACTGCACAGCGCTGGTCGAGAATCCACAACACTCTGGTCTAACTGTCTTCAACATGAAATGTTTCACGTTCCTGCTGTTTCTGTATCTTTTCTCTCGGTCTGTGGTCG ATTGTGCTGCTGATGGAAAGGGATACTTCATATTCATTGACAACTGGTGTGCCTGGTACACCAGAGAGCCGGAGCAGGTGGAGTTTCTGATCGACTGGTATTTTAATGAACAGTTTACGATGCGGTACAACAGCACAGTCGGGAACTGGACAGGCTTTACTCCAGCTGGATTAATCTTTGCATCGATGTATAATGAAAACATATATGAAGTTAAGCAGAAGATATTGGAGAGGCAGCTGATATGTGTCGACAATACTGATTTGTTATTTACTGGAATGGATTTGAACATGG CTGAACCCAACATCACTCTTACAGAGATCACCACCTCCAGTCACGACACCATGCTGGTGTGCAGCGCTTACGATTTCTACCCCAAACATATCAGGGTGACATGGCACCGCAACGGACAGGAAGTGACTTCAGGCGTGACTTTAACCGATGTGATGACTAACGGAGACGGCAGCTACCATGTCCACTCTTTCCTGGAGTTCACACCTGGCCGACAGGACAGGGTCAGCTGTGTGGTGGAGCACATCAGCCTCAGGGAGCCCAAGATTTATGACTGGG actcTTCCTTTAATCAGTCCGAGAGGAGCTTCGTGATTGGTGGAGTTTGTGCTCTGCTGTTGGGAGCAGTGATTCTGTCCTCAGGACTGATCCACTATAGGAGGAGACGCTCTGTAATCTGA
- the LOC126386830 gene encoding rano class II histocompatibility antigen, A beta chain-like isoform X18, which yields MKCFTFLLFLYLFSRSVVDCAADGKGYFIFIDNWCAWYTREPEQVEFLIDWYFNEQFTMRYNSTVGNWTGFTPAGLIFASMYNENIYEVKQKILERQLICVDNTDLLFTGMDLNMAEPNITLTEITTSSHDTMLVCSAYDFYPKHIRVTWHRNGQEVTSGVTLTDVMTNGDGSYHVHSFLEFTPGRQDRVSCVVEHISLREPKIYDWDSSFNQSERSFVIGGVCALLLGAVILSSGLIHYRRRRSVI from the exons ATTGTGCTGCTGATGGAAAGGGATACTTCATATTCATTGACAACTGGTGTGCCTGGTACACCAGAGAGCCGGAGCAGGTGGAGTTTCTGATCGACTGGTATTTTAATGAACAGTTTACGATGCGGTACAACAGCACAGTCGGGAACTGGACAGGCTTTACTCCAGCTGGATTAATCTTTGCATCGATGTATAATGAAAACATATATGAAGTTAAGCAGAAGATATTGGAGAGGCAGCTGATATGTGTCGACAATACTGATTTGTTATTTACTGGAATGGATTTGAACATGG CTGAACCCAACATCACTCTTACAGAGATCACCACCTCCAGTCACGACACCATGCTGGTGTGCAGCGCTTACGATTTCTACCCCAAACATATCAGGGTGACATGGCACCGCAACGGACAGGAAGTGACTTCAGGCGTGACTTTAACCGATGTGATGACTAACGGAGACGGCAGCTACCATGTCCACTCTTTCCTGGAGTTCACACCTGGCCGACAGGACAGGGTCAGCTGTGTGGTGGAGCACATCAGCCTCAGGGAGCCCAAGATTTATGACTGGG actcTTCCTTTAATCAGTCCGAGAGGAGCTTCGTGATTGGTGGAGTTTGTGCTCTGCTGTTGGGAGCAGTGATTCTGTCCTCAGGACTGATCCACTATAGGAGGAGACGCTCTGTAATCTGA